The nucleotide sequence AAAGGTAGGGTCTTCCTCTTCACAATCGCCCTAAAGTAACACCTTTGGGATATCTTCAAGGAAATCTATGACAGTCAAAAAATATTGCTGGCATTATTTATTGTTAGCTTTCATCTATGTCAGGGGTCTGTACCTGAATAGCACAGTATCTgttaaaaactgatttttcaaatgtatatgcTTAACATATTAGCAGTAGTTTCTATTTCAGGTGCACAGATCAAACCTGAAGCTTCTCAACTCTTTGGGGGAGATTAGAAAACACAATTATAACCATTTTATGGGTAAATATACACAAATCTTGAGAATCTTGCCTAAAGCTGTACAGTTCATCAGTTTCAGATAAACAAGAAACTCTGGTTCTCACCATCAGTTACTATTCCTACTTTGGGGTTTTAAGATGAGTTTAAAACTTGGTtcccaaatagttcatttttaactttttctttctcaaatgattCTCACCTACCCTTCGTCTTTCTCGTCTGGTCAGCACCTGTCCATGCAGCAGCCTCCAAACCATCCTGGCAGCAACTTTGGTGTCAATCCATAGCAAGTAGAATCCATTGTAATAATATTTAAGTTCATCCATAATTCTTTGTCTATAAGATCGCTTTTCTTCCTTAATCTTTGTGCCAGTTCCTTTTGAGGGCTGAGGGCTTGTCACCTGTGGCTTTTTTGGGGTTTGATCCAGCTGGGGTTTACCAGGGACTTCTTGTAACCAGCAAGTTGACGTGTGTAACTTTTGTATTATTCTAGTTCGTAAGTAAAGTACTTTATTGCCTGACTGATTAGGGTAGGAGTACTTCTTGCTTACATAGTTCTTCATATATGTTTTACTTAAATGAGAATCTGGCAAGTG is from Canis lupus dingo isolate Sandy chromosome 16, ASM325472v2, whole genome shotgun sequence and encodes:
- the LETM2 gene encoding LETM1 domain-containing protein LETM2, mitochondrial isoform X5; its protein translation is MSMAFYSYKTILSIARTRFPSYFVHPTSSSYSPSFAYLHLPDSHLSKTYMKNYVSKKYSYPNQSGNKVLYLRTRIIQKLHTSTCWLQEVPGKPQLDQTPKKPQVTSPQPSKGTGTKIKEEKRSYRQRIMDELKYYYNGFYLLWIDTKVAARMVWRLLHGQVLTRRERRRVALEDLCRFFPPGSIYGVHNCTLHGILITSISEILPRDVTINF